In a single window of the Gossypium hirsutum isolate 1008001.06 chromosome A13, Gossypium_hirsutum_v2.1, whole genome shotgun sequence genome:
- the LOC107893865 gene encoding chorismate mutase 1, chloroplastic isoform X1, translating into MESKLLELPFSSIFNQNAAKSSTPISHFTPRNAFKVMGSSFGANVYRSLGISHSSSSNIRFSKKPRVDESENLTLNSIRQSLIRQEDSIICSLLERAQYCYNPDTYNQDAFSMDGFHGSLSLVEFMVWETERLHAQVGRYKSPDEHPFFPSYLSEPMLPPLQYPKFNVSSPNASISCLTKSSTDIITLMKLLPRLVKAGDDGNCGSTAVCDTMCLQALSKRIHYGKFVAEAKFRESPKTYEDAIRAKDRSRLMELLTYETVETAVKKRVDMKTKTYGQELNFQLNGVAAVPDPVYKIEPSLVADLYGDWIMPLTKEVQVEYLLRRLD; encoded by the exons ATGGAGTCCAAGCTACTTGAGCtaccattttcttccattttcaaCCAAAATGCTGCAAAATCTTCCACACCCATTTCTCATTTTACACCTAGAAATGCTTTCAAAGTTATGGGATCGAGTTTCGGTGCAAATGTTTATCGCTCTCTTGGAATTTCccattcttcttcttcaaacATAAG ATTTTCAAAGAAGCCAAGGGTGGATGAGAGTGAGAACCTTACTCTCAACAGTATAAGACAGTCCTTAATTCGACAAGAAGATAGCATAATATGTAGCCTTTTGGAGAGAGCTCAGTACTGTTATAACCCAGACACATATAACCAAGATGCATTCTCCATGGATGGATTTCATGGGTCTTTGTCTTTGGTTGAGTTCATGGTTTGGGAAACCGAAAGGCTCCATGCTCAG GTTGGCAGATATAAAAGCCctgatgaacaccctttcttccCATCATATCTATCCGAGCCAATGCTTCCACCTTTGCAATATCCAAAG TTCAATGTTTCATCACCTAATGCCAGCATATCGTGCCTCACTAAATCCTCGACTGATATCATCACTTTGATGA AGCTTCTACCAAGATTGGTAAAAGCTGGAGATGATGGTAATTGTGGGTCTACTGCTGTATGCGATACAATGTGCTTGCAG GCACTTTCAAAAAGAATTCACTATGGAAAATTTGTAGCAGAGGCGAAATTTCGAGAATCACCTAAAACTTATGAGGATGCCATTAGAGCAAAA GACCGGTCTCGATTGATGGAGTTGCTAACATACGAAACAGTGGAAACAGCAGTGAAAAAGAGAGTAGATATGAAAACGAAAACATATGGTCAAGAGCTAAACTTTCAACTGAATGGTGTTGCAGCAGTTCCAGATCCTGTGTACAAAATCGAGCCAAGTTTAGTAGCTGATCTCTACGGAGATTGGATCATGCCCTTAACAAAGGAAGTTCAAGTTGAATACTTGTTGCGACGGTTGGACTAA
- the LOC107893865 gene encoding chorismate mutase 3, chloroplastic isoform X2 has translation MESKLLELPFSSIFNQNAAKSSTPISHFTPRNAFKVMGSSFGANVYRSLGISHSSSSNIRFSKKPRVDESENLTLNSIRQSLIRQEDSIICSLLERAQYCYNPDTYNQDAFSMDGFHGSLSLVEFMVWETERLHAQVGRYKSPDEHPFFPSYLSEPMLPPLQYPKVLHHCAASININNKVWNMYFAELLPRLVKAGDDGNCGSTAVCDTMCLQALSKRIHYGKFVAEAKFRESPKTYEDAIRAKDRSRLMELLTYETVETAVKKRVDMKTKTYGQELNFQLNGVAAVPDPVYKIEPSLVADLYGDWIMPLTKEVQVEYLLRRLD, from the exons ATGGAGTCCAAGCTACTTGAGCtaccattttcttccattttcaaCCAAAATGCTGCAAAATCTTCCACACCCATTTCTCATTTTACACCTAGAAATGCTTTCAAAGTTATGGGATCGAGTTTCGGTGCAAATGTTTATCGCTCTCTTGGAATTTCccattcttcttcttcaaacATAAG ATTTTCAAAGAAGCCAAGGGTGGATGAGAGTGAGAACCTTACTCTCAACAGTATAAGACAGTCCTTAATTCGACAAGAAGATAGCATAATATGTAGCCTTTTGGAGAGAGCTCAGTACTGTTATAACCCAGACACATATAACCAAGATGCATTCTCCATGGATGGATTTCATGGGTCTTTGTCTTTGGTTGAGTTCATGGTTTGGGAAACCGAAAGGCTCCATGCTCAG GTTGGCAGATATAAAAGCCctgatgaacaccctttcttccCATCATATCTATCCGAGCCAATGCTTCCACCTTTGCAATATCCAAAG GTTTTGCATCACTGTGCTGCTTCAATTAACATAAACAATAAGGTTTGGAATATGTATTTTGCAGAGCTTCTACCAAGATTGGTAAAAGCTGGAGATGATGGTAATTGTGGGTCTACTGCTGTATGCGATACAATGTGCTTGCAG GCACTTTCAAAAAGAATTCACTATGGAAAATTTGTAGCAGAGGCGAAATTTCGAGAATCACCTAAAACTTATGAGGATGCCATTAGAGCAAAA GACCGGTCTCGATTGATGGAGTTGCTAACATACGAAACAGTGGAAACAGCAGTGAAAAAGAGAGTAGATATGAAAACGAAAACATATGGTCAAGAGCTAAACTTTCAACTGAATGGTGTTGCAGCAGTTCCAGATCCTGTGTACAAAATCGAGCCAAGTTTAGTAGCTGATCTCTACGGAGATTGGATCATGCCCTTAACAAAGGAAGTTCAAGTTGAATACTTGTTGCGACGGTTGGACTAA
- the LOC107893864 gene encoding protein RETARDED ROOT GROWTH, mitochondrial yields the protein MGRWRAAASLLFTHLTKTSFPSLPPKPLFLSLSSSPAFCFLLARPFSALLSQLPIYPSDSENGSPCFSQQNHGFVSQEEEEEIGKIPIKAYFLCTSIDLKSMQAENLSNIVPPSSRSSNYIALRYCDFPPGVTALGMNDKVSSCRYMVIFQYGSAVLFNIEDREVESYLEIVQRHASGLRPEMRRDDYCVKEQPLLAKDMQGGPDYIVVKTLDTDSIRIIGSVLGQSIALDYFVSQVDGMVEEFANINRAMEKTGTFTMDRTKLIKLVGKANSNLADVILKVGLFERSEIAWREAKYAQIYEYLREEYEVTQRFGNLDFKLKFVEHNIHFLQEVIQNRRSDLLEWCIIFLLAIENIIAIYEIVLESTGVSF from the exons ATGGGTAGATGGAGAGCAGCTGCTTCGCTTCTCTTCACCCACTTAACCAAAACCTCCTTCCCTTCTCTTCCTCCCAAACCTCTTTTCCTATCCCTTTCTTCAAGCCCTGCTTTCTGTTTTCTCCTTGCAAGACCATTCTCAGCTCTCCTATCTCAACTTCCCATTTATCCTAGCGATTCTGAAAATGGGTCTCCTTGTTTTTCCCAACAAAATCATGGGTTTGTTTcacaagaagaagaagaggaaattgGCAAGATTCCCATCAAAGCTTATTTCCTTTGTACCAG TATCGATTTGAAGAGTATGCAAGCTGAGAATTTAAGCAACATCGTACCTCCTTCTTCTCGTTCATCAAACTATATTGCTCTCAGATATTGTGATTTCCCTCCAGGTGTTACT GCACTTGGAATGAATGACAAAGTCAGTAGCTGCCGTTACATGGTCATTTTTCAGTATGGTTCTGCTGTCTTGTTTAACATTGAGGACCGTGAAGTTGAGAGCTACCTCGAAATAGTTCAGAGACATGCTTCTGGATTGCGTCCAGAAATGAGGAGAGACG ATTACTGTGTAAAAGAGCAGCCACTCTTGGCTAAGGATATGCAGGGAGGACCAGACTACATTGTTGTCAAAACTTTGGACACTGATAGTATCCGCATTATTGGAAGTGTTCTTGGTCAAAGCATAGCATTGGATTATTTTGTTTCACag GTTGATGGTATGGTTGAAGAGTTTGCCAATATAAATCGTGCAATGGAAAAGACGGGAACTTTCACAATGGATAGGACAAAGCTCATTAAACTTGTTGGAAAAGCTAATTCAAATTTGGCTGATGTAATTCTTAAAGTTGGTCTTTTTGAGAG ATCAGAAATTGCTTGGAGAGAAGCAAAGTATGCTCAAATATATGAGTACCTTCGGGAGGAGTATGAGGTGACACAACGCTTTGGGAATCTAGATTTCAAGCTAAAATTTGTAGAG CACAATATTCATTTCCTTCAGGAAGTTATCCAAAATAGACGGTCGGATCTCTTGGAATGGTGTATCATTTTCTTGTTGGCTATCGAGAATATAATAGCAATATACGAGATTGTCCTCGAATCAACCGGAGTTTCTTTTTGA
- the LOC107893866 gene encoding uncharacterized protein At5g01610, whose product MEKALTKVGSLKVGGLWISKKAKEEFSNITEDLTTFSNTVEEKAKWVFNKLKGKPTKSLPDLLREYNLPPGLFPQNVICYEFDETKAKLIVYMSSPCEVSFKDSSVIRYATRVKGILLRGKLTGIEGMKTKVLVWVKVTSVAVEGYKSDKVWFTAGVKKSRPKDAYETPRDAVRVEEF is encoded by the exons ATGGAGAAAGCATTAACTAAAGTTGGGAGCTTGAAAGTTGGTGGGTTATGGATCTCAAAGAAAGCTAAGGAAGAGTTCTCAAACATCACTGAAGATCTGACT ACTTTCTCAAACACCGTTGAAGAGAAGGCAAAATGGGTTTTCAACAAACTGAAAG GAAAGCCAACGAAAAGCTTGCCGGATCTCCTTCGAGAGTACAACTTACCGCCAGGCCTCTTTCCCCAGAATGTTATCTGTTACGAATTTGATGAAACCAAGGCGAAGCTGATTGTTTACATGTCCTCTCCGTGTGAGGTCAGCTTCAAGGATTCCTCGGTCATAAGATACGCAACGCGTGTGAAGGGGATTCTCCTTCGGGGAAAGCTGACAGGCATCGAGGGAATGAAGACAAAGGTCCTAGTTTGGGTTAAAGTGACAAGTGTGGCAGTTGAAGGCTATAAATCAGACAAGGTGTGGTTTACTGCTGGAGTTAAGAAGTCAAGGCCAAAAGATGCTTATGAAACACCCAGGGATGCTGTTAGAGTTGAAGAATTTTGA
- the LOC107893863 gene encoding xylan glycosyltransferase MUCI21: MKKILGSSRAAIATTLFCLLLLWFHTMSLSMSSISRINNIIAATSLSWSSSTYTFNNDQETRVQIPTVASQQNNRLLTRGELPMSNQISCNRTCLRYDLCTIDGSTVLDPTTSTFFTMDPTSPVHVEKIRPYPRKYEDYIMGQIKELNLVSGPSSPQCTIRHEAPAIVFSAGGHTGNLFHAFNDGLIPLFITASSFYPDGDFIIVVSEFHDWWQSKYAEILKVLSKHPIVALEKDNATHCFPSATLGLIAHGFMTIDPTLIPTSKTLMHFRDLIEKAYTQNPILPSPPLDPKPERRPRLVLTCRGNDVSSRRILNQDEVIQVMKEIGFDVIVFQPNRYTSLSEAYAMLNSSHVMVGVHGAALTHALFLRPRSVFMQVVPIGTEWATDAFYGRIAKGLNVNYLEYKIRVEESSLMEKYGKDNVLLKDPSAVQKKGWPTEIMDIYLKQQNVKLDLVRFRKSLKSAYLMAKKFMHKER; this comes from the exons ATGAAGAAGATACTTGGGAGCTCGAGAGCCGCCATTGCGACCACCCTTTTTTGTTTACTGTTGTTGTGGTTTCATACGATGAGCCTCAGCATGTCGTCGATTTCCAGGATAAACAACATAATTGCAGCCACGTCGTTGTCCTGGTCCTCCTCCACCTACACCTTCAACAATGATCAAG AGACACGCGTTCAAATACCAACTGTGGCAAGTCAGCAGAACAACCGACTTCTTACACGTGGCGAGCTTCCAATGAGTAACCAAATCAGCTGCAACCGTACCTGTCTTCGCTATGATCTCTGCACAATAGACGGCTCAACTGTCTTGGACCCCACAACCTCTACATTCTTTACCATGGACCCCACGAGCCCCGTCCACGTGGAGAAAATCAGGCCTTACCCAAGAAAATACGAAGACTATATTATGGGCCAAATCAAAGAGCTTAATCTAGTATCGGGCCCATCAAGCCCACAATGCACGATCCGGCACGAGGCTCCGGCCATTGTATTCAGTGCGGGAGGGCACACTGGAAACTTATTCCATGCTTTCAATGATGGATTGATCCCCCTCTTCATCACCGCTAGTTCCTTCTACCCTGACGGTGATTTCATCATCGTGGTCTCGGAGTTCCATGATTGGTGGCAAAGTAAGTATGCAGAAATACTTAAGGTTCTTAGCAAACACCCGATTGTTGCCCTCGAAAAGGATAATGCCACTCACTGTTTTCCTTCAGCCACTCTAGGGCTCATAGCACATGGTTTCATGACTATAGACCCAACGTTAATCCCAACCTCAAAAACACTGATGCATTTCCGGGATCTCATAGAAAAAGCCTATACCCAAAATCCTATTCTACCCTCTCCTCCCCTTGATCCAAAACCCGAACGCCGGCCACGCCTCGTTTTAACATGTCGAGGCAACGATGTGTCATCACGAAGGATACTAAATCAAGATGAAGTGATTCAAGTAATGAAAGAAATAGGGTTCGACGTTATCGTGTTCCAACCAAACCGTTACACATCCCTTAGCGAGGCATATGCAATGTTGAATTCAAGTCACGTGATGGTTGGAGTGCACGGCGCGGCCCTCACGCATGCATTGTTCCTTCGGCCAAGGTCAGTGTTCATGCAAGTGGTACCGATCGGGACTGAATGGGCAACAGATGCGTTTTACGGGAGAATAGCTAAAGGGTTAAATGTGAATTACTTAGAATATAAAATAAGGGTCGAAGAAAGTAGCTTAATGGAAAAGTATGGGAAAGATAATGTGTTGTTAAAAGATCCATCAGCAGTTCAAAAGAAAGGGTGGCCAACTGAGATAATGGACATTTATTTGAAGCAACAAAATGTGAAGCTTGATTTGGTAAGGTTTAGAAAAAGCTTGAAGAGTGCTTATTTAATGGCAAAGAAGTTTATGCATAAGGAAAGATAG